From the Xylella fastidiosa genome, the window ATGAAGGAATTGGGCCACAATGGGCGACAAAATATTTTACCTTTGGTGTGATCGTATCTATGCTGGCAGCCACCGATTTGGCTCGTATTCTCGACGGGCGTCGTATTGCTGATGACCTGCTTGATGCTTTGAAAACACGCGTGGATGCACGTGTGGCGGCAGGCAAACTGCCTCCAACGTTGGCCGTAGTGCTCGTCGGTTCCGATCCGGCATCAGTGGTGTATGTCCGCAACAAGCGGCGTGCTGCAGAGAAGGTGGGGATTAAAGCTTATGACTTCGATCTTCCAGAAGCGACGACTGAGGCTGAGTTGGCCGCGTTGATTGACCGGCTTAATGCCGATCCAAAGATCCACGGTGTCCTGATCCAATTACCATTGCCGGGCATCCCTGATGCGCATCGATTGATTCAACGTATTGACCCGCGCAAAGATGTGGATGGTTTCCACCCTCAAAATGTTGGGCACTTAGCATTGCGTGAGTTTGGTCTCAGACCATGCACGCCACGGGGTATTGTCACCTTGCTCGGCCATACCGACCGACCGGTCCGAGGGCGTAATGCCACCATTGTTGGAGTGAGCAACCATGTTGGCCGACCGATGGGACTGGAGTTGTTGATGGCTGGTTGTACTGTCACCAGTTGCCATAAATTCACCCCACCACAGATGTTGGAAGCAGCAGTGCGTCAAGCCGATATTCTGATCGTTGCAGTGGGCCGTCCGGGAGTGATTCCTGGAGAGTGGGTGAAGCCAGGTGCAGTCGTGATTGATGTTGGCATTAATCGACTTGATGATGGTCAGTTGGTGGGTGATGTTGGTTTTGAGAGTGCAGTTAAGCGTGCTAGCTGGATTACCCCGGTACCTGGCGGAGTAGGACCGATGACCGTAGCGACGTTGATGC encodes:
- the folD gene encoding bifunctional methylenetetrahydrofolate dehydrogenase/methenyltetrahydrofolate cyclohydrolase FolD, with the translated sequence MLAATDLARILDGRRIADDLLDALKTRVDARVAAGKLPPTLAVVLVGSDPASVVYVRNKRRAAEKVGIKAYDFDLPEATTEAELAALIDRLNADPKIHGVLIQLPLPGIPDAHRLIQRIDPRKDVDGFHPQNVGHLALREFGLRPCTPRGIVTLLGHTDRPVRGRNATIVGVSNHVGRPMGLELLMAGCTVTSCHKFTPPQMLEAAVRQADILIVAVGRPGVIPGEWVKPGAVVIDVGINRLDDGQLVGDVGFESAVKRASWITPVPGGVGPMTVATLMQNTLEAAEATDC